The Litchfieldia alkalitelluris genome has a window encoding:
- a CDS encoding DUF2207 domain-containing protein, translating into MFRQISGGACHRVLGIFLVLLFTLFLMPTQGLAVNFSISNVKIEASLLEDGDVKVTEQLTYEFDGEFNGITREVIPKKGAKITNFAATENEKFLKIEREDHLYKVHRKGSDETITIQLMYTIENGIDIYTDVIDFYWPFFDERNETTYQNLAIIIHPPSPTNDVIAFGYDEASETEKILKDGSVVYEFGEVPYGTNGDIRVAYDRELFPSASITSEKVMKNEIQREHQHLLDSAAAKIKMHDRLVSYGVPVIIVFALALFSLLTKTTISSRATLKAIQSENDQSFRLPAETMSIPETISFTHGYLPAEAMAAALLDLARKKIIKKSKNNGFRLVPREFSLLKHETILTELLFNEIGENGEFSFEDLKAYIKDKKNHQKYQLAISKWKQAVKEEIRYEKLYEKKMRYRFSVGYSSFLLVPLLILFPMYNLPIWFLVTLFLFAGTIIYAVSYHPKTNKGYRIKYEWELFKLNFHSLSPSHWNSLTENEQMRAYIYNLGTNNKGLVKKNEELVNAFKTPHSPSDTAVVGYYAPTDMSTIAFFGPISSSSFHSADKTTQSTTGASSAGGSGGGTGGGGGGSGAF; encoded by the coding sequence ATGTTTCGACAAATTTCGGGTGGTGCCTGTCACCGGGTTTTAGGTATATTTTTAGTTCTACTATTCACCCTCTTTCTCATGCCTACTCAAGGGTTAGCCGTTAATTTTTCGATAAGTAACGTAAAGATTGAGGCCTCTCTTTTGGAAGATGGCGATGTAAAAGTAACCGAGCAGCTAACCTATGAATTTGATGGTGAGTTCAACGGTATAACACGAGAAGTTATACCGAAAAAAGGAGCAAAGATTACTAATTTTGCTGCAACAGAGAACGAGAAATTCTTAAAGATTGAGAGAGAAGATCACCTATACAAGGTTCATCGAAAGGGCTCCGATGAAACCATTACCATCCAGCTCATGTACACCATCGAAAATGGCATCGATATCTACACTGATGTGATAGACTTTTACTGGCCATTTTTTGATGAGCGCAATGAAACCACCTATCAAAATCTAGCAATCATCATTCACCCACCTTCACCAACGAACGATGTGATTGCCTTTGGGTATGATGAAGCCTCTGAAACAGAGAAAATTTTAAAGGATGGATCGGTTGTCTATGAGTTCGGGGAAGTTCCATATGGTACAAATGGAGATATACGAGTGGCATATGACCGAGAGCTTTTTCCATCAGCATCCATAACTTCGGAAAAAGTGATGAAAAATGAAATCCAAAGAGAGCATCAACACCTTCTTGACAGTGCTGCCGCTAAAATAAAAATGCATGATCGCCTTGTCTCCTATGGAGTTCCAGTCATCATAGTCTTTGCTCTTGCTTTATTTAGCTTACTGACAAAAACGACAATATCTTCACGAGCAACCTTGAAGGCAATCCAAAGTGAAAATGATCAGTCCTTTCGACTGCCAGCAGAAACGATGAGTATCCCAGAAACCATCTCTTTTACACACGGATATCTCCCTGCCGAAGCAATGGCTGCAGCTTTACTTGATCTTGCTCGCAAGAAAATCATCAAAAAGTCGAAGAATAACGGATTTAGACTTGTACCTCGTGAATTTTCACTGTTAAAACATGAGACGATTTTAACAGAACTACTATTCAATGAAATTGGCGAAAATGGTGAATTTTCATTTGAGGATCTGAAAGCTTATATTAAAGATAAAAAAAATCACCAAAAATACCAACTAGCCATTTCCAAATGGAAGCAAGCTGTGAAAGAGGAAATAAGATACGAAAAACTTTACGAAAAAAAAATGAGATACCGCTTTTCAGTCGGTTATTCCAGCTTTTTGTTAGTTCCATTGCTCATTTTGTTTCCAATGTATAACCTACCAATCTGGTTTTTAGTCACTCTCTTCCTATTTGCGGGAACAATTATTTACGCAGTATCTTATCACCCTAAAACAAACAAAGGATATCGAATTAAATACGAATGGGAACTTTTCAAATTGAACTTTCACTCCTTATCACCTAGTCACTGGAACTCACTTACCGAAAATGAGCAAATGCGTGCCTATATTTATAACCTAGGCACAAACAATAAAGGACTAGTAAAGAAAAATGAAGAGCTCGTGAATGCGTTTAAAACGCCACATTCTCCTTCTGATACAGCAGTGGTCGGCTATTACGCCCCAACTGACATGAGCACAATTGCCTTTTTCGGTCCGATTTCCTCCTCTAGTTTTCACTCAGCGGACAAAACGACCCAAAGCACAACAGGAGCTTCTTCTGCAGGAGGTTCTGGTGGTGGAACTGGCGGCGGCGGTGGAGGATCTGGGGCATTTTAA
- a CDS encoding YjcZ family sporulation protein: MHNNFALIVVLFILLIIVGSAYVS; this comes from the coding sequence ATGCATAACAACTTTGCGTTAATCGTTGTGCTGTTCATTCTTTTAATCATCGTCGGTTCAGCCTATGTTAGTTAA
- a CDS encoding EAL domain-containing protein, translating into MLQGGREPLFIPDTQLNADTCNLGPTISLGVKSFYGVPIILQNGMLFGNLCALDTKPSSLTQEEKDMLQNMALFLSYAIDLEFTAYTDTLTNIHNRSFLQELDRMGEIYSRPFAILFIDIDNFKYVNDRFGHDGGDFVLKEVVSRINSNLREGDLILRFAGDEFLVFIMSESTEEIDAISQLFLDTLQNPIYYQNHELYLSVSIGISLYPLHDQSLRGLIMKSDLAMYAAKKDGKNLYLFYSEEMDNREDYEIDGSLLKNVINGQHEIIRMITDECPIDDILQSITTFVEEQTDGLCSILLYQKDSQTLKYKAGSSLSKEYIKSIDGINIGPLVGSCGTAAYLKERVIVTDINIDDKWSNFCDIASKHGLRACWSTPILTNDNELLGTFAIYYERVHSPNEMEKDLVDRATFLLKLALERESKNTEIGQLATIDHLTKLPNQQRFREFLHLSCEKSHKDRYFAIFNLDLDEFNSINIAFGYSNGDQIIKRVSNRLVAALPTNSNVYRVGGDEFAIYVPCHQGEVSSFLNVIEGVFEEPFILQDNEIKMSTSIGVSIFPQDGISSEELIRKSTKSMMKVKKEKNSVSIPVYSASREEELKTIALTSDLYRAIERNELYVEYQPQHHIQSKQVVGFEALVRWHHPRYGYISPDKFIRIAEKTGVINTIGKWVMEKACIELKKLHEQGYSNMRMGVNLSAYQIKKENFVSEIKRLLSKIGISPTCLDLEITEGMMIEVEVAQAKLQELHKLGVLISLDDFGTGFSSLGYLTRFPINQLKIDKSFIQRVGHIEDEMIIKTIIAMAQTLNINVIAEGVETAEQQLFLEKEECDEVQGYLFSKPLPADQLSDYLQKEIYY; encoded by the coding sequence ATTCTCCAAGGTGGTCGGGAACCACTTTTTATACCAGATACACAATTAAACGCAGATACTTGTAATCTTGGGCCGACGATTTCTTTAGGCGTAAAGAGTTTTTATGGGGTACCAATTATTTTGCAAAATGGAATGTTGTTCGGAAATCTTTGTGCACTAGATACAAAGCCATCATCCCTAACTCAAGAAGAAAAAGATATGCTCCAGAATATGGCATTGTTTTTATCTTATGCAATTGATTTGGAGTTTACAGCTTATACTGATACCTTAACCAACATCCATAATCGTTCTTTTTTACAGGAACTTGACCGGATGGGAGAAATATATTCACGTCCTTTTGCCATACTTTTTATAGATATTGATAATTTTAAATATGTAAATGATCGCTTCGGACATGATGGTGGTGATTTTGTCCTAAAAGAAGTTGTTAGCCGAATAAATAGTAATTTGAGAGAGGGGGATTTGATTTTACGTTTTGCAGGAGATGAATTCCTCGTTTTTATTATGAGTGAATCTACTGAAGAAATTGATGCGATCTCGCAGCTTTTTCTAGATACACTCCAAAATCCTATTTATTATCAAAATCATGAACTTTACTTATCTGTAAGTATAGGTATATCACTTTACCCTCTACATGATCAGTCGTTAAGAGGATTAATTATGAAATCTGATCTTGCGATGTATGCTGCAAAAAAGGATGGTAAGAATTTATATCTATTTTATTCAGAAGAAATGGATAATAGAGAAGATTATGAGATTGATGGTAGTTTATTAAAAAATGTAATTAATGGTCAACACGAAATCATTCGAATGATTACAGATGAGTGCCCAATTGATGACATTTTACAATCAATCACTACATTTGTAGAAGAACAAACAGATGGACTTTGTTCTATACTTTTATATCAAAAAGACTCACAAACATTAAAGTATAAGGCTGGATCGAGCCTATCAAAAGAGTATATTAAATCGATTGATGGAATCAATATAGGTCCGCTTGTTGGTTCGTGTGGAACTGCTGCCTATTTGAAGGAAAGAGTAATCGTTACTGATATCAATATTGATGATAAATGGAGTAACTTTTGTGATATTGCAAGTAAGCATGGACTACGTGCTTGTTGGTCTACACCTATTTTAACAAATGATAATGAATTACTTGGGACATTTGCTATTTACTATGAAAGAGTTCATTCACCAAATGAAATGGAAAAAGACCTAGTTGATCGAGCCACTTTCTTATTAAAGCTGGCACTAGAACGGGAAAGTAAAAACACGGAAATTGGTCAGTTAGCTACAATAGATCATTTGACAAAATTACCTAACCAGCAAAGGTTTCGTGAGTTTTTACACCTATCTTGTGAGAAAAGCCATAAGGACAGGTATTTTGCGATCTTTAATCTTGATTTAGATGAATTTAATAGTATTAATATCGCGTTTGGTTATTCAAATGGAGATCAAATTATTAAAAGAGTTTCCAATAGATTAGTTGCTGCATTGCCAACTAATTCAAATGTCTATCGTGTTGGTGGAGATGAGTTTGCTATTTATGTTCCATGTCATCAAGGTGAGGTTTCATCTTTTTTAAATGTGATCGAAGGAGTTTTTGAGGAACCCTTCATTTTACAAGACAATGAAATTAAAATGTCGACTAGTATTGGTGTAAGTATTTTTCCTCAAGATGGAATCTCTTCAGAAGAGCTTATTAGAAAGTCTACGAAATCAATGATGAAGGTGAAAAAAGAGAAAAATTCGGTATCAATTCCAGTTTACTCCGCTTCTAGGGAGGAAGAATTGAAAACAATCGCTTTAACAAGTGATTTGTATCGTGCGATTGAGCGGAATGAATTATATGTAGAGTATCAGCCTCAGCATCATATTCAATCTAAACAAGTTGTTGGTTTTGAAGCTCTTGTACGTTGGCATCATCCACGTTATGGTTATATATCGCCTGATAAGTTTATACGTATTGCAGAGAAAACTGGAGTTATTAACACTATTGGTAAATGGGTGATGGAAAAAGCCTGTATAGAACTGAAGAAGTTGCATGAACAAGGTTACTCAAACATGCGGATGGGTGTGAATTTATCGGCGTACCAAATTAAAAAAGAAAACTTTGTAAGTGAGATCAAGAGACTATTAAGTAAGATAGGCATTAGTCCGACATGTCTAGATTTAGAGATCACAGAAGGTATGATGATTGAAGTTGAAGTTGCACAGGCTAAGTTGCAGGAGTTGCATAAACTTGGTGTATTAATTAGTTTGGATGATTTTGGAACTGGATTTAGTTCACTAGGATATCTCACAAGATTTCCTATTAATCAATTAAAAATCGACAAGTCCTTTATTCAAAGAGTCGGTCATATTGAAGATGAAATGATCATCAAGACAATTATTGCAATGGCACAAACCTTAAATATTAATGTAATCGCTGAGGGAGTAGAAACAGCAGAACAACAGTTGTTTTTAGAAAAAGAAGAGTGCGATGAGGTTCAAGGGTATCTGTTTAGTAAACCATTACCTGCGGACCAACTTTCGGACTACTTGCAGAAGGAAATTTATTATTAG
- a CDS encoding YjcZ family sporulation protein codes for MHNNFALIVVLFILLIIVGSAYVSY; via the coding sequence ATGCATAACAACTTTGCATTGATCGTTGTGCTGTTCATTCTTTTAATCATCGTCGGTTCAGCCTATGTTAGTTACTAA
- a CDS encoding VanZ family protein yields the protein MTLLDFFIGINDDKQLHFLVFFFLSFGIGMVMLLLTPNGYTIKGLRYMWLFLVFIGMAEEFRQYFLPDRTAEFFDAVANLCGVTCGLFIPFLLAYLRNAIIMKRLSIPSNPLVEWLVVLPFYVILWVFNQEPPM from the coding sequence ATGACTTTATTAGATTTTTTCATTGGAATTAACGATGACAAACAGCTTCATTTTTTGGTTTTTTTCTTTTTATCATTTGGAATTGGCATGGTGATGCTATTACTAACACCAAATGGATATACCATAAAAGGGCTGCGTTATATGTGGCTTTTCCTCGTCTTCATTGGAATGGCAGAAGAATTTCGGCAGTATTTTCTCCCTGACCGAACAGCGGAATTTTTTGATGCGGTGGCCAATCTATGTGGGGTCACTTGTGGATTATTCATCCCGTTCCTACTTGCTTATTTAAGAAATGCTATTATTATGAAACGTCTCTCCATTCCTTCAAATCCTTTAGTCGAATGGCTTGTAGTGCTTCCTTTTTATGTCATTCTTTGGGTGTTTAATCAGGAGCCACCGATGTAG
- a CDS encoding LVIVD repeat-containing protein, producing MIKNKLFIKSAITGVLLFSAFSPIGFAHDELDSSGIEKGHSVFTNEELPTLGPSTLNGSKNVSNLTEAAAIQIKQLTEGIQNNTADVYAYKGFAYLGTHTANGANGGVRIFDLKDPANPVEVAVFGHDDVPGTWQEKVIVKSVNTPHFKGDLAVVSVQQTNRRADTSGGFLLYDVTNPYEPKKLGFWEVYSDTNGTHELYLATQGNRALVFAANPYTDYYSHGEQKDFQIVDVTNPAQPETIWEFDPRTLPEVPDDFNGYHWHAPDGKTRPVFNHSVITDNNAQYAYVSMWDLGTIIFDIKDPENPVYLGRTEYASYQQGSAHSATLAQGGNILIETREVSNPVREGYESSYGYTRIFDIKDKTNPKLLSEFKTDLVDNIEDGRTFNNTVHDPKVHGNTLYLSHYLGGIYMVDITNPGEPEQIGQYAPDQADVWGVFVDRNYILASDMGQGLKVLLKSNGGNGKQPSK from the coding sequence ATGATTAAAAATAAACTATTTATCAAATCAGCTATAACAGGAGTACTACTATTCTCGGCATTTTCACCTATAGGATTTGCCCACGACGAATTAGATAGTTCAGGGATTGAAAAAGGACACTCTGTCTTCACAAATGAAGAGCTCCCCACACTTGGTCCATCTACATTAAATGGTTCTAAAAACGTCAGTAACTTAACTGAAGCTGCAGCAATTCAAATCAAACAACTGACTGAAGGTATTCAAAATAATACAGCCGATGTTTATGCATATAAGGGCTTCGCTTATCTAGGAACACATACAGCAAACGGAGCCAACGGTGGTGTACGTATTTTTGACTTGAAAGACCCAGCAAATCCTGTTGAAGTGGCAGTCTTTGGTCACGACGATGTTCCTGGTACATGGCAGGAAAAAGTAATCGTAAAATCAGTTAATACTCCACATTTCAAGGGAGATTTAGCAGTTGTTAGCGTTCAGCAAACCAACAGGCGAGCTGATACATCTGGCGGCTTCCTATTATATGATGTAACAAATCCGTATGAACCTAAAAAATTAGGATTCTGGGAAGTTTATAGTGATACCAACGGCACACATGAACTTTATCTCGCAACACAGGGAAATCGCGCCCTTGTTTTTGCAGCAAACCCTTATACAGACTACTATAGCCATGGCGAGCAGAAGGATTTCCAAATCGTTGACGTCACAAACCCTGCCCAACCAGAAACAATCTGGGAATTTGATCCTAGAACTCTGCCAGAAGTTCCTGATGACTTTAATGGCTATCATTGGCATGCTCCAGATGGTAAAACAAGACCTGTATTTAACCACAGTGTAATCACAGATAATAATGCTCAATATGCCTATGTATCAATGTGGGATTTAGGAACGATTATTTTTGATATAAAAGATCCTGAAAACCCTGTTTATTTAGGTCGTACAGAGTATGCATCATATCAACAAGGATCTGCTCATTCGGCTACACTCGCTCAAGGTGGTAATATTTTAATTGAAACACGTGAAGTTTCTAACCCAGTAAGAGAAGGGTATGAAAGTTCATATGGATATACTAGAATTTTCGATATTAAAGATAAAACAAATCCTAAGCTCTTAAGTGAGTTTAAAACAGACTTAGTCGACAATATCGAGGATGGTCGTACATTCAACAACACTGTCCATGATCCTAAGGTACATGGAAATACACTGTATTTATCTCATTATCTTGGAGGTATTTATATGGTGGATATTACTAATCCAGGTGAACCTGAGCAAATCGGTCAATATGCACCAGATCAAGCTGATGTATGGGGTGTTTTTGTAGACCGCAACTACATCCTAGCGTCCGATATGGGACAAGGGTTGAAGGTGTTATTGAAAAGTAATGGAGGCAATGGTAAGCAGCCTTCAAAATAA
- a CDS encoding M14 family zinc carboxypeptidase — MKKKILSVSLSGIIALSGFTALSVPVGAVGNGPNYGGNESIQTSILFTYDEMVDYLKTQDAKQEQMDLEVIGQTVKGRDIYMAKYISTPDNPTILFLTQQHGNEQLATEGALEFIKHLGTNKTKGYLDNVNVLIIPMLNADGAMGDVNFSLDNYLADGGRHLTRANANNVDLNREHAKATSEMEPEARALHEQVLMKYDIDYMIDLHHQGTRSGIDGELVSGSMLYPTNPNVDPEVLEGSKKLGAIVYNAMDSTGWGLIGKYRGGTGENIGRNGAAVRYDISTLLFEMRGMSDHYYDSYVLGQKSNGYLIKQSIVTLDAAVSAIADGSINTVDTSFWDTLPFQSNIPGEE, encoded by the coding sequence ATGAAAAAGAAAATATTATCAGTTTCGCTGTCAGGTATTATTGCTTTAAGTGGCTTTACAGCTTTGTCAGTACCAGTTGGCGCTGTAGGAAATGGCCCTAATTATGGTGGAAACGAATCTATCCAAACATCGATTTTATTTACATACGATGAAATGGTAGATTACCTCAAAACACAAGATGCCAAACAAGAGCAAATGGATCTTGAAGTAATCGGCCAAACAGTAAAAGGCAGAGACATCTACATGGCAAAATACATCTCCACCCCCGATAATCCGACCATTCTATTCTTAACTCAACAACACGGAAACGAACAACTTGCAACTGAAGGTGCACTTGAATTCATTAAACATCTTGGGACAAATAAAACAAAAGGCTATCTAGACAACGTGAATGTCCTGATCATTCCAATGTTAAATGCTGATGGAGCGATGGGAGATGTTAACTTCTCACTAGATAACTATTTAGCAGATGGTGGACGACACTTAACCCGAGCAAATGCGAATAATGTTGACTTAAACCGAGAACATGCTAAGGCTACATCAGAAATGGAACCAGAAGCTCGAGCCCTTCATGAGCAAGTATTAATGAAATATGATATCGACTATATGATCGACCTACATCATCAAGGAACTAGAAGTGGAATTGATGGTGAACTAGTGTCTGGTTCAATGCTATACCCAACAAATCCAAATGTTGATCCAGAGGTACTGGAAGGCTCTAAAAAGCTCGGCGCCATTGTCTATAATGCTATGGATTCAACTGGCTGGGGACTTATTGGCAAATACAGGGGTGGAACAGGTGAGAATATTGGTCGTAACGGAGCTGCTGTCAGATACGACATTTCTACCCTGTTATTTGAAATGCGCGGAATGTCTGATCATTACTATGATTCATATGTACTTGGTCAGAAAAGCAATGGTTATCTAATCAAACAATCAATAGTCACTCTTGATGCAGCAGTCAGTGCGATTGCAGATGGGTCAATTAATACTGTTGACACAAGTTTCTGGGACACACTTCCTTTCCAAAGCAACATACCAGGTGAGGAATAA
- a CDS encoding GtrA family protein: MYRKHKEVINYLVFGVLTTAINIITYTFLAKGLDIDYKISTTIAWFISVLFAYITNKRYVFGVNSTSVTKELVSFFGFRWLSYVLDILMMIFLVYVLQADDLVAKLIANVFVVIFNYIASKYYIFNKEGSVNG, from the coding sequence ATGTATAGAAAACACAAAGAAGTTATTAATTATTTAGTTTTTGGTGTGCTAACAACAGCTATAAATATTATTACATATACTTTTCTTGCGAAAGGGCTAGATATTGATTATAAAATATCAACAACAATTGCTTGGTTCATATCTGTATTATTTGCCTATATTACCAACAAACGATATGTGTTTGGAGTAAACAGCACCTCGGTTACTAAAGAACTCGTATCATTCTTTGGCTTTAGATGGTTGTCCTATGTCTTAGATATTCTTATGATGATCTTTTTAGTGTATGTATTACAAGCAGATGACTTAGTAGCAAAGTTAATTGCTAACGTATTTGTGGTGATATTCAATTATATTGCTAGTAAATACTACATTTTTAATAAAGAAGGTTCGGTAAACGGTTGA
- a CDS encoding DUF2927 domain-containing protein, whose protein sequence is MKKTLLVLLFLFITGCSDTNDIVQGIEDGKIYVSDPTINIDENFGGSVELLLNGKEIESGHKVTENGNYTLVVTAKQLWNQTTQEFNFKHDDIPPKTPSFTTVTRDIYFEEARFDFKKERNVTYETFLNGKPVDLTKPVTEDGAHMVEVVATKENGLKANRRHHFSIDSETFTQDEMDTFIDFFFDDEAHGTLPLIYKWTGSVMIYTHGKATKEDLKQLDDHVKTLNKLLPITLKVVTNDDEEYARTMDIHFIPTTSFRDFVSKDDYSYIENSVGMAYPTEITYEGGLAASTILVGTDITQYERNHVILHELAHSLGMYNHFEDDLTSILYPYVESSVTGFNEMDLKMIKMLYRKDIRPGMTKPDVEFVFNPRVRDE, encoded by the coding sequence ATGAAGAAAACGTTACTAGTTCTATTATTTCTTTTCATTACAGGCTGCTCTGATACAAATGATATTGTTCAAGGAATAGAGGATGGAAAAATATATGTCTCTGATCCTACGATTAATATAGATGAAAACTTTGGCGGGAGCGTTGAACTCCTTTTAAATGGCAAAGAAATAGAGAGTGGCCATAAGGTCACCGAAAACGGCAACTATACACTTGTTGTCACAGCAAAACAGCTATGGAATCAAACCACTCAAGAATTCAACTTTAAGCATGATGATATTCCACCTAAAACCCCGTCATTCACAACCGTAACAAGGGATATTTATTTTGAAGAAGCTCGGTTTGATTTTAAAAAAGAAAGAAATGTCACCTATGAAACCTTCCTGAACGGTAAGCCAGTGGATCTGACTAAACCAGTTACTGAGGACGGAGCCCATATGGTTGAAGTGGTTGCAACAAAGGAAAATGGACTGAAAGCGAATCGACGACATCATTTCTCCATTGATAGTGAAACTTTTACACAAGATGAAATGGACACTTTCATCGACTTCTTCTTTGATGATGAAGCACATGGCACTCTGCCTCTCATCTACAAATGGACTGGATCAGTGATGATTTATACTCACGGGAAGGCAACAAAGGAAGACTTGAAACAGCTTGATGATCATGTAAAAACATTAAATAAATTGCTTCCGATCACACTGAAAGTCGTAACCAATGATGATGAAGAGTACGCTCGAACAATGGATATCCACTTTATCCCAACAACTTCGTTTAGAGATTTTGTGAGTAAAGATGATTACTCATATATTGAAAATAGTGTTGGAATGGCATATCCTACTGAAATCACGTACGAAGGTGGTCTTGCAGCCTCAACAATTTTAGTCGGAACAGATATTACTCAATACGAGCGCAATCATGTAATCCTTCATGAACTCGCTCATTCCCTTGGGATGTACAATCATTTTGAGGACGACCTTACTAGTATCCTATATCCTTATGTAGAATCGAGTGTCACTGGATTCAATGAAATGGATTTGAAAATGATTAAAATGTTGTATCGAAAAGACATTCGTCCAGGGATGACGAAGCCGGATGTGGAGTTTGTATTTAACCCCAGAGTAAGAGATGAATAG
- a CDS encoding ABC transporter ATP-binding protein: protein MNKIVSIQDEKETILDLDSFKINNKEQVAIMGPSGSGKTTLLNLMAGLDTPTNGSISVFGTELSKLSEQKRDEFRGQNIGMVFQEFQLFPYMTALENVLVQGIVGHNLKKREAISRGKELLEQMGLGKKVNQKVRVLSKGQQQRVAIARALFHHPKLLLVDEPTSNLDAKTGFEVIQLLQQVSLERECTLVVVTHDSSIAEQFTRIEYMQNLNKTYAEVLKEVVK, encoded by the coding sequence GTGAATAAAATTGTTTCAATTCAAGATGAAAAGGAAACGATTCTTGATTTAGACTCATTTAAAATAAATAACAAAGAGCAGGTTGCAATTATGGGCCCGAGTGGTTCTGGTAAAACAACCTTACTGAATCTTATGGCTGGCTTAGATACGCCAACTAATGGAAGTATTTCCGTTTTTGGGACAGAGCTTTCCAAGCTTTCAGAGCAAAAGCGAGATGAATTTCGAGGTCAAAACATTGGTATGGTTTTTCAAGAGTTTCAGCTATTTCCTTATATGACTGCCCTTGAGAATGTGTTAGTTCAAGGGATTGTTGGTCATAATTTAAAAAAGAGAGAAGCGATTTCTAGAGGAAAAGAGCTTTTGGAACAAATGGGACTAGGGAAAAAAGTGAACCAAAAGGTTCGTGTTTTATCGAAAGGGCAGCAGCAACGGGTAGCTATTGCAAGAGCGCTTTTTCATCACCCAAAATTACTTTTAGTCGATGAACCCACAAGTAACCTGGATGCAAAAACGGGATTTGAGGTAATTCAACTTTTACAACAAGTAAGTCTTGAACGAGAATGTACATTAGTTGTTGTCACACATGATTCTAGTATTGCCGAGCAATTTACTAGAATTGAATATATGCAGAATTTAAATAAAACATATGCAGAAGTTTTAAAAGAGGTAGTGAAATGA